The following proteins come from a genomic window of Streptomyces sp. GS7:
- a CDS encoding acetyl/propionyl/methylcrotonyl-CoA carboxylase subunit alpha, which translates to MTTFDTGRFDTVLVANRAEIAVRVIRTLRALGIRSVAVYSDADADARHVREADTAVRIGPAPAADSYLSVDRLLDAAVRTGAQAVHPGYGFLAENASFARACAAAGLVFIGPPADAIALMGDKIRAKETVRTAGVPVVPGSSGSGLDDGQLAAAAREIGTPVLLKPSAGGGGKGMRLVRDTALLADEIAAARREARASFGDDTLLVERWIDRPRHIEIQVLADGHGTVLHLGERECSLQRRHQKIIEEAPSVLLDDATRAAMGAAAVQAARSCGYRGAGTVEFIVPGKDPSSYFFMEMNTRLQVEHPVTELVTGLDLVEWQVRIAAGERLPFTQEDITLTGHAVEARICAEDPARDFLPTGGTVLALHEVNGAWDFPLPQGSPGPGAVRTDSGLSQGAEVGSRYDPMLSKVIAHGPDRASALRTLRAALAATVTLGVTTNAGFLRRLLAHPDVVSGDLDTGLVERVAADLVDGTVPDAVYAAAGAVRQAALEPSVSEGGWRDPFAAPTGFRLGGEPAPVRHWLRVPGHDPVAYDVRPGAPEDIREVTADRVRITVDGVLHTFHRSGDWLGRDGDSWHVTPYDPVAEALRGAAGAHGADTLAAPMPGTVTVVKVAVGDDVVAGQGLLVVEAMKMEHVISAPHAGTVTELDVTAGATVAMDQVLAVVAPHESATDAGDAGDASPRTDEEDAS; encoded by the coding sequence ATGACCACCTTCGACACCGGCCGCTTCGACACCGTCCTGGTCGCCAACCGCGCGGAGATCGCGGTCCGCGTCATCCGCACGCTGCGCGCGCTGGGCATCCGCTCGGTGGCCGTCTACAGCGACGCGGACGCCGACGCCCGGCACGTCCGCGAGGCCGACACGGCGGTACGGATCGGCCCGGCCCCCGCCGCCGACAGCTATCTGTCGGTGGACCGGCTGCTGGACGCCGCCGTCCGCACCGGCGCCCAGGCCGTCCACCCCGGCTACGGCTTCCTCGCCGAGAACGCCTCCTTCGCGCGCGCCTGCGCCGCCGCCGGGCTGGTCTTCATCGGGCCGCCCGCCGACGCCATCGCCCTCATGGGCGACAAGATCCGCGCCAAGGAGACGGTGCGCACGGCCGGCGTCCCGGTCGTCCCCGGCTCCTCCGGCAGCGGCCTGGACGACGGGCAACTGGCCGCCGCCGCACGGGAGATCGGCACCCCGGTCCTCCTCAAGCCGTCCGCCGGGGGCGGCGGCAAGGGCATGCGGCTGGTCCGGGACACGGCCCTGCTGGCCGACGAGATCGCCGCCGCCCGCCGCGAGGCCCGCGCCTCCTTCGGCGACGACACGCTGCTCGTGGAGCGCTGGATCGACCGCCCCCGGCACATCGAGATCCAGGTCCTGGCCGACGGCCACGGCACCGTCCTGCACCTCGGCGAGCGCGAGTGCTCCCTCCAGCGGCGCCACCAGAAGATCATCGAGGAGGCCCCGTCGGTCCTGCTGGACGACGCCACCCGCGCCGCGATGGGCGCGGCGGCCGTCCAGGCGGCCCGCTCCTGCGGCTACCGGGGCGCCGGCACGGTCGAGTTCATCGTCCCCGGCAAGGACCCGTCCTCGTACTTCTTCATGGAGATGAACACCCGCCTCCAGGTGGAGCACCCGGTCACCGAACTGGTCACCGGCCTCGACCTGGTGGAGTGGCAGGTGCGGATCGCCGCCGGCGAGCGCCTGCCGTTCACCCAGGAGGACATCACGCTCACCGGGCACGCCGTGGAGGCCCGGATCTGCGCCGAGGACCCGGCCCGCGACTTCCTGCCGACCGGTGGCACGGTGCTCGCCCTGCACGAGGTCAACGGCGCATGGGACTTCCCCCTGCCCCAGGGGAGCCCCGGACCCGGCGCGGTCCGCACCGACTCCGGCCTCTCGCAGGGCGCGGAGGTCGGCAGCCGCTACGACCCGATGCTCTCCAAGGTCATCGCGCACGGCCCGGACCGCGCCAGTGCCCTGCGTACGCTGCGCGCCGCGCTGGCCGCCACCGTCACGCTCGGGGTGACCACCAACGCCGGGTTCCTGCGCCGCCTGCTGGCCCACCCGGACGTGGTCTCCGGCGACCTGGACACCGGGCTGGTGGAGCGGGTGGCGGCCGACCTGGTCGACGGCACGGTGCCGGACGCGGTGTACGCGGCGGCCGGCGCGGTCCGGCAGGCCGCGCTGGAGCCGTCGGTGTCCGAGGGCGGCTGGCGCGACCCGTTCGCCGCCCCCACCGGCTTCCGGCTCGGCGGCGAGCCCGCGCCGGTCCGCCACTGGCTGCGCGTCCCCGGCCACGACCCCGTCGCGTACGACGTCCGGCCCGGTGCCCCCGAGGACATCCGGGAGGTCACCGCGGACCGGGTCCGGATCACCGTGGACGGCGTACTGCACACCTTCCACCGCAGCGGCGACTGGCTGGGCCGGGACGGCGACTCCTGGCACGTCACCCCGTACGACCCGGTGGCCGAGGCACTGCGCGGCGCCGCCGGGGCACACGGCGCGGACACCCTCGCCGCCCCGATGCCGGGCACCGTCACCGTCGTCAAGGTGGCCGTCGGCGACGACGTGGTCGCGGGCCAGGGGCTGCTGGTGGTGGAGGCGATGAAGATGGAGCACGTCATCTCCGCGCCGCACGCCGGGACCGTCACCGAGCTGGACGTCACCGCGGGCGCCACCGTCGCCATGGACCAGGTCCTGGCGGTGGTCGCCCCGCACGAGAGCGCCACGGACGCCGGGGACGCCGGGGACGCTTCCCCGCGCACGGACGAGGAGGACGCGTCATGA
- a CDS encoding SACE_7040 family transcriptional regulator, with translation MSNTHAPAPTSRREQILKEAARLFAERGFHGVGVDEIGAAVGISGPGLYRHFAGKDAMLAELLVGISERLLAGGRMRVAEGGDSPEAVLDALIDGHIDFALDDRPLITLHDRELDRLREADRKRVRQLQRQYVELWVEVVRRVHPGPSESQARAAVHAVFGLLNSTPHLGRPGALPGRTEMARLLHRLALGAFGAVEEEPAQAVPAVG, from the coding sequence ATGAGTAATACGCACGCCCCCGCCCCGACCAGCCGCCGCGAGCAGATCCTCAAGGAGGCCGCCCGGCTCTTCGCGGAGCGCGGGTTCCACGGCGTCGGCGTGGACGAGATAGGGGCGGCCGTGGGCATCTCGGGGCCCGGCCTCTACCGGCACTTCGCCGGCAAGGACGCGATGCTCGCCGAGCTGCTGGTGGGGATCAGTGAGCGGCTGCTGGCCGGCGGCCGGATGCGGGTCGCGGAGGGCGGCGACAGCCCCGAGGCGGTGCTGGACGCGCTGATCGACGGGCACATCGACTTCGCGCTGGACGACCGCCCGCTGATCACCCTGCACGACCGCGAGCTGGACCGGCTGCGGGAGGCCGACCGCAAGCGGGTGCGGCAGCTCCAGCGGCAGTACGTGGAGCTGTGGGTGGAGGTCGTCCGCCGGGTCCACCCCGGGCCCTCGGAGTCCCAGGCGCGGGCGGCGGTGCACGCGGTCTTCGGGCTGCTGAACTCCACCCCGCACCTCGGCCGGCCGGGGGCGCTGCCCGGCCGTACGGAGATGGCGCGGCTGCTGCACCGGCTGGCGCTCGGGGCGTTCGGGGCGGTGGAGGAGGAGCCGGCGCAGGCGGTCCCCGCCGTCGGATAG
- a CDS encoding carboxyl transferase domain-containing protein has protein sequence MAMDGIEQAPVLGSAADPASDSWRANEAAHRELAARLREKLAAARLGGGEKARSRHTARGKLLPRDRVDALLDPGSPFLELAPLAADGMYGGDAPAAGVIAGIGRVSGRETVIVANDATVKGGTYYPMTVKKHLRAQEVALENRLPCLYLVDSGGAFLPKQDEVFPDREHFGRIFYNQARMSGAGIPQIAAVLGSCTAGGAYVPAMSDEAVIVRDQGTIFLGGPPLVKAATGEVVTAEELGGGEVHSRTSGVTDHLAEDDAHALRIVRTIVSTLGDRAPLPWSVRPVEEPKVDPAGLYGAVPADSRTPYDVREVIARLVDGSRFAEFKAEYGTTLVTGFARLHGHPVGVIANNGILFSESAQKGAHFIELCDQRGIPLLFLQNISGFMVGRDYEAGGIAKHGAKMVTAVACARVPKLTVVIGGSYGAGNYSMCGRAYSPRFLWMWPNAKISVMGGEQAASVLATVKRDQLEARGEEWSAADEDAFKAPIREQYETQGNAYYATARLWDDGVIDPLETRQVLGLALTACANAPLPQRDSAASGFGVFRM, from the coding sequence ATGGCAATGGACGGCATCGAGCAGGCACCGGTGCTGGGGAGTGCCGCCGATCCGGCGTCCGACTCCTGGCGGGCCAACGAGGCCGCGCACCGCGAGCTGGCCGCCCGGCTGCGCGAGAAGCTCGCCGCGGCCCGCCTGGGCGGCGGCGAGAAGGCCCGCTCACGGCACACGGCACGCGGCAAGCTGCTGCCCCGCGACCGGGTGGACGCCCTGCTGGACCCCGGCTCGCCGTTCCTGGAGCTGGCGCCGCTGGCCGCGGACGGGATGTACGGCGGGGACGCGCCGGCCGCCGGGGTGATCGCCGGGATCGGCCGGGTGAGCGGCCGGGAGACCGTCATCGTCGCCAACGACGCGACGGTCAAGGGCGGTACGTACTACCCGATGACGGTCAAGAAGCACCTGCGCGCCCAGGAGGTCGCGCTGGAGAACCGCCTCCCGTGCCTCTACCTCGTCGACTCCGGCGGCGCCTTCCTGCCCAAGCAGGACGAGGTCTTCCCCGACCGCGAGCACTTCGGGCGGATCTTCTACAACCAGGCGCGGATGTCCGGCGCCGGGATCCCGCAGATCGCCGCCGTCCTCGGCTCCTGCACGGCGGGCGGCGCCTACGTCCCCGCCATGAGCGACGAGGCGGTGATCGTCCGCGACCAGGGCACGATCTTCCTGGGCGGCCCGCCGCTGGTGAAGGCGGCCACCGGCGAGGTGGTCACCGCCGAGGAGCTGGGCGGCGGCGAGGTGCACTCCCGGACCTCCGGGGTCACCGACCACCTCGCCGAGGACGACGCGCACGCGCTGCGCATCGTGCGCACCATCGTGTCCACCCTCGGCGACCGCGCCCCGCTCCCCTGGTCCGTACGGCCCGTCGAGGAGCCCAAGGTGGACCCGGCCGGGCTCTACGGCGCGGTGCCCGCGGACTCCCGTACTCCCTACGACGTCCGCGAGGTGATCGCCCGGCTCGTCGACGGCTCCCGCTTCGCCGAGTTCAAGGCGGAGTACGGCACGACCCTGGTGACCGGCTTCGCCCGCCTGCACGGCCACCCGGTCGGCGTGATCGCCAACAACGGCATCCTGTTCTCCGAATCCGCCCAGAAGGGCGCCCACTTCATCGAGCTGTGCGACCAGCGCGGCATCCCGCTGCTCTTCCTCCAGAACATCTCCGGCTTCATGGTCGGCCGCGACTACGAGGCGGGCGGCATCGCCAAGCACGGCGCCAAGATGGTCACGGCCGTGGCCTGCGCCCGGGTCCCCAAGCTGACCGTCGTCATCGGCGGCTCCTACGGCGCGGGCAACTACTCGATGTGCGGCCGGGCCTACTCCCCCCGCTTCCTGTGGATGTGGCCCAACGCCAAGATCTCCGTGATGGGCGGCGAGCAGGCCGCCTCCGTCCTCGCGACCGTCAAGCGCGACCAGCTGGAGGCGCGCGGCGAGGAGTGGAGCGCCGCGGACGAGGACGCCTTCAAGGCGCCGATCCGCGAGCAGTACGAGACCCAGGGCAACGCCTACTACGCGACCGCGCGGCTGTGGGACGACGGGGTCATCGACCCGCTGGAGACCCGCCAGGTCCTGGGCCTGGCGCTGACCGCCTGCGCCAACGCCCCGCTTCCCCAACGGGACAGCGCGGCGTCGGGCTTCGGCGTCTTCCGGATGTGA
- a CDS encoding acyl-CoA dehydrogenase family protein: MRRTVFNEDHEAFRETIRAFIEAEVVPVYDDWYAAGQVPRDFYYKLAELGVFGIRVPEEYGGAGIDSHKFEAVMYEETARAGVTFGGSGVHVLLGLPYIEMLATEEQKKRYLPPFVSGEEMWALAMTEPGTGSDLAGMKTTAKLSADGTHYVLNGSKTFITGGVHADRVIVCARTSAPREDDRRHGISLFAVDTTSEGYSVGRKLDKLGLKVSDTAELAFVDVKVPVEDLLGEENKGFSYLGRNLPSERWGIAFGAYAQAKAAVRFAQQYVQERTVFGKTVASFQNTKFELAGCQAEVDAAEAVADRALEALDAGELTAAEAASAKLFCTEVAHRVIDRCLQLHGGYGFMNEYPIARLYADNRVNRIYGGTSEVMKSIIAKSMGL, from the coding sequence ATGCGCCGGACGGTGTTCAACGAGGATCACGAGGCGTTCCGGGAGACCATACGCGCCTTCATCGAGGCCGAGGTCGTACCGGTCTACGACGACTGGTACGCCGCCGGCCAGGTGCCCCGGGACTTCTACTACAAGCTCGCCGAGCTGGGCGTCTTCGGCATCCGCGTCCCCGAGGAGTACGGCGGCGCCGGCATCGACTCGCACAAGTTCGAGGCCGTGATGTACGAGGAGACCGCCCGCGCCGGCGTCACCTTCGGCGGCTCCGGCGTCCACGTGCTGCTCGGCCTGCCGTACATCGAGATGCTCGCCACCGAGGAGCAGAAGAAGCGCTACCTGCCCCCGTTCGTCTCCGGCGAGGAGATGTGGGCCCTGGCGATGACCGAGCCGGGCACCGGCTCCGACCTCGCCGGCATGAAGACCACCGCCAAGCTCTCCGCCGACGGCACCCACTACGTCCTCAACGGCTCCAAGACCTTCATCACCGGCGGCGTGCACGCCGACCGCGTCATCGTCTGCGCCCGCACCTCCGCGCCGCGCGAGGACGACCGCCGCCACGGCATCTCCCTCTTCGCCGTCGACACGACGTCCGAGGGCTACTCCGTCGGCCGCAAGCTCGACAAGCTCGGCCTGAAGGTCTCCGACACCGCCGAGCTGGCCTTCGTCGACGTCAAGGTGCCCGTCGAGGACCTGCTCGGCGAGGAGAACAAGGGCTTCTCCTACCTCGGCCGGAACCTGCCCTCCGAGCGCTGGGGCATCGCCTTCGGCGCCTACGCGCAGGCCAAGGCCGCCGTCCGGTTCGCCCAGCAGTACGTGCAGGAGCGCACCGTCTTCGGCAAGACCGTCGCCTCCTTCCAGAACACCAAGTTCGAACTGGCCGGCTGCCAGGCCGAGGTGGACGCCGCCGAGGCCGTCGCCGACCGCGCGCTGGAGGCCCTGGACGCCGGCGAGCTGACCGCCGCCGAGGCCGCCTCCGCGAAGCTCTTCTGCACCGAGGTCGCCCACCGTGTCATCGACCGCTGCCTCCAACTCCACGGCGGCTACGGCTTCATGAACGAGTACCCGATCGCCCGCCTCTACGCCGACAACCGCGTCAACCGCATCTACGGCGGCACCAGCGAGGTCATGAAGTCCATCATCGCCAAGTCCATGGGCCTGTAA